CGCAAGCCGGCGAGCGCCCCTTCCAGATGCTGCCGCTCGACGTGACCGACGAACAATCGGTCGAAGCGGCCGTCAACGAGGTGCTGCGCTTGCACGGCCGCATCGACCTGCTGGTGAACAACGCGGGCTTTGGTGTTGCCCCGGCCGCGGCGGAGGAGAGTTCGATCGACCAGGCCCGTGCGATCTTCGATACGAACTTCTTCGGGATCATCCGCATGACGCGCGCCGTCGTGCCTCACATGCGGCGGCAAGGCAGCGGCCGCATCGTGAACATCGGCTCCGTGCTGGGATTCCTGCCCATGCCCTACATGGCGCTGTATTCCGCGAGCAAACATGCGGTCGCGGGGTATTCCGAGTCGCTAGATCACGAGTTGCGCACGCAGGGCATCCGGGTGTCGGTCATTGAACCGGCCTACATCAAGACGCCTTTCGACGCGAACCTCATGGCGCCCGACGCGCCGCTCGACACCTACCGCGAGATTCGCGCCGCGGTGGACCAGCGCGTGAAGCAGGTGCTCGAAAGCGCCGACGGTCCCGACGTGGTGGCCGAAACCGTGCTGCGGGTGGCCATGGCGGCTCGTCCGAAGCTTCGCTATACGTCCGGTGGACTCGCGGCCCGTCTGCGATTGCTGCGCCGATTCGCACCGGCGGGTCTGGTGGACGCCGGCATTCGTAAAGATCTGCGGCTCAGCAGTTAGACCGTGGCCACTTCCCCATTCGCCATGCAGGCTGCCAGTCAGCGCTTGCTAGAAAACCTGACCCAACCGGAAACAGATAAGGAACCCAGATGAAGGCCTTTGTCGTCGACAAATATGGACGCAAGAACGGCATGCGGCCCGGCGATATGCCGATGCCGGAGCTGCGCGAGGACGATGTATTGATTCAGATCCACGCTGCCGGCGTGAACCCGCTCGATGCAAAGATCAGAGACGGCGCGTTCAAGCTCATTTTGCCCTACCGTTTGCCGCTGATTCTGGGTAACGATCTTGCCGGGGTTGTCGTCCGCGTCGGTTCGCGCGTGCGGCAATTCAAGGCTGGCGACGAGGTCTATGCGCGTCCGCACAAGGATCGCATCGGCACGTTCGCGGAATTCATCGCAGTCAAAGAAGATGGCGTGGCGCTCAAGCCCACGACGCTCACCATGGAGGAGGCCGCGTCGATCCCGCTCGTCGGCTTGACCGCCTGGCAGGCGCTGATCGAAAGAGCGCAACTGAAGCGAGGGCAGAAAGTGCTGATCCATGCCGGCTCAGGCGGGGTGGGCAGCTTTGCGATTCAACTGGCGAAGCAGGTGGGCGCAACCGTCGCGACGACAACGAGCGCGGGGAATGCCGAACTGGTGAAGCAACTCGGTGCGGATATCGTTATCGATTACAGGAAAGACGACTTTGCGACCATGCTGAAGGACTATGACGTCGTACTGGATACGCAAGGTGGCAATGCGCTTGAGAAATCGCTGCGCGTGCTTAAGCCAGGGGGCAAGCTGATCGGCATTGCCGGTCCGCCGGACCCCGATTTCGCAAAAGAGATGGGCGCCTCCTGGTTCCTGAAAACGGTGATGCGCTTGCTGAGTGCTCGCATCAGAAAAGCGGCGAAACGTCATGGCGTCAGCTATTCGTTTCTTTTTATGCGCGCCAGCGGGGAGCAGCTCAGCGAGATCGCTGCACTGGTCGACACGGGAGTCATACGGCCCGTCATCGATCGGATTTTCCCGTTCGAGTCGGCCAGGGAGGCTTTGGCTTACGTCGAAACGGGACGGACGAAGGGAAAGGTCGTCATCAAGATCCAATCTTGACGGATGATACTGATCTGTCACATCTTGACCAGTTCCACGCGACGATTTTTAGCGCGTCCCTCGTCGCTGGCATTATCCGCAATCGGCTGGTCTGCGCCAAACCCGACAGCAGTTAGCCGCGTTTTATCGATTCCCTTCGACACCAGATTCGATACCACCGCTTCCGCACGCTGCTGCGAGAGCGTCTTGTTGTGTGCGCCATTGCCGCTATTGTCGGTATGGCCTTCAACCGACAATTTGAGCCCGGTATCCTTGTTCAGCAATTTCGCGATCTCGTCGACTGCCGCCAATCCGTCGGTCTTGATCGAGGCCTGGTCCGTGTCGAAGTTGATGTACAGCGCGACATGTCCCTTGGCGTTCAATTCGCTCTGCATCGCGTCGGAGGTCACAAACCCGACTTGCTGTTGCATCGCCTTTTCTTCGATGGCCGTGACCTGAGTGGAGTTGCTGCTGGTGGTCACCGTGATCCAGACGGTCTTTGCCGGCGTGCGGATCAGGTAGGCGTCGTAGGCGCCGACATAGTCCTTCAACCCCAGCTTGTTGACGATCAGATCGCCGCTATCGCCGCCATTGGCCGCCACGAGCGCCGGATTGTCCGGCAGCACAGTATTCACCTTGACGCCGCCCAGCGCCTGGATGGCGGTCGCGTAGTTGCGTTGCGACGCGAACGGCGTCAATTGGGCGTCGGCATCCGCGAAACGGCGGCTTTCGATACGCCCCTCGACCGGCCGCAACTGATTTCCCGCAATGACATAGGTCCGGTCGAAATCGAACTTGTCGCTGAAACGTGCGCCTTCCGCGAGACCCTTCGGCCAGTCGAGGTAAGGAAAGGGAGGCAGTGCGGTACTGGAAAGCGGCACGCTGGCCGGGTCGAAAGCCGCGCTATGCACCGGCGCCGGCGGCGGTTCACTCGCTTTTACGGGCGCCGCTTGAGCCGCCGGGGAAACTCCGGTTTGCGGCGTCTGATTACTGCGTTTGCAGCCCAGAAGCGGAATGGCAACACATAGGGTAAGGGTAAATACAAATTTTAATTTTGATGACATGTTAAATGTGGATGTTTTGGCGGTGGAAGTTTTAACGGGTTTTCTAATTTTTGCCCCGGAGCAATAAAATACGCGAAAAACCCGAAGTCGTTCGAAAAATAAGTTTGCATAGCGTAAAACCGATGTGATCGGTCGTTGAGGTTAAATGAAACGGCCTGAGTTTTTGTTCTACCCCGCACTGGTCAATCCAATAATGAAATCAAGAAACACCCGCGTTTTAGCCGGTGTATGGTGCCGCGATGGATGGTACGCATAGAGCGGGAAGCGCTCGTCCGGCCAGTCCGCGAAAAGCTGGACCAGCCGCCCCTCCTGAATCAGATGCTCGGATCCCAGCAGCAGCATCTGCGCAATGCCGGAACCGGCCAGACAGGCGTTGATGAGCGCGCTCGGATCATTGACCGTCAACCGGCCATTCGTGTCGACAATCAGCTTCTTGCGTTTGCGAT
This genomic stretch from Paraburkholderia bryophila harbors:
- a CDS encoding oxidoreductase, with amino-acid sequence MKTRIALVTGASSGIGEATAKRLARAGYTVYGTSRHGAQAGERPFQMLPLDVTDEQSVEAAVNEVLRLHGRIDLLVNNAGFGVAPAAAEESSIDQARAIFDTNFFGIIRMTRAVVPHMRRQGSGRIVNIGSVLGFLPMPYMALYSASKHAVAGYSESLDHELRTQGIRVSVIEPAYIKTPFDANLMAPDAPLDTYREIRAAVDQRVKQVLESADGPDVVAETVLRVAMAARPKLRYTSGGLAARLRLLRRFAPAGLVDAGIRKDLRLSS
- a CDS encoding NADP-dependent oxidoreductase, whose amino-acid sequence is MKAFVVDKYGRKNGMRPGDMPMPELREDDVLIQIHAAGVNPLDAKIRDGAFKLILPYRLPLILGNDLAGVVVRVGSRVRQFKAGDEVYARPHKDRIGTFAEFIAVKEDGVALKPTTLTMEEAASIPLVGLTAWQALIERAQLKRGQKVLIHAGSGGVGSFAIQLAKQVGATVATTTSAGNAELVKQLGADIVIDYRKDDFATMLKDYDVVLDTQGGNALEKSLRVLKPGGKLIGIAGPPDPDFAKEMGASWFLKTVMRLLSARIRKAAKRHGVSYSFLFMRASGEQLSEIAALVDTGVIRPVIDRIFPFESAREALAYVETGRTKGKVVIKIQS
- a CDS encoding OmpA family protein, with product MHSAAFDPASVPLSSTALPPFPYLDWPKGLAEGARFSDKFDFDRTYVIAGNQLRPVEGRIESRRFADADAQLTPFASQRNYATAIQALGGVKVNTVLPDNPALVAANGGDSGDLIVNKLGLKDYVGAYDAYLIRTPAKTVWITVTTSSNSTQVTAIEEKAMQQQVGFVTSDAMQSELNAKGHVALYINFDTDQASIKTDGLAAVDEIAKLLNKDTGLKLSVEGHTDNSGNGAHNKTLSQQRAEAVVSNLVSKGIDKTRLTAVGFGADQPIADNASDEGRAKNRRVELVKM